A portion of the Syntrophaceae bacterium genome contains these proteins:
- the ruvB gene encoding Holliday junction branch migration DNA helicase RuvB: MLDKEEKRNPLVDPASEEREREEEGTLRPRTLAEYVGQERVKESLAVFIEAARMRGEALDHVLLSGPPGLGKTTLAYILSREMGVGIKVTSGPVIERQGDLAAILTNLQEHDVLFIDEIHRLPNVVEEILYPAMEDYHIDILVGQGPSARSMKLNIPRFTLVGATTRAGLLTSPLRDRFGMSFRLEFYNPAELATIVRRSARILNIRVDDGGAGEIAQRSRGTPRIANRLLRRVRDYAQVRADGIVTREVAAKALEFLEVDHRGFDTMDRKLLLLLIDKFNGGPVGIDSLSSSLGEERHTIEDVYEPYLVQEGYIVRTARGRVATKAAYDHLGRAWSGNQKELF, encoded by the coding sequence GTGCTGGACAAGGAAGAAAAAAGGAACCCCCTGGTGGATCCCGCGAGCGAGGAGCGGGAGCGCGAAGAGGAAGGGACGCTCCGGCCGAGAACGCTCGCCGAGTACGTCGGCCAGGAGCGCGTGAAGGAAAGCCTTGCCGTCTTCATCGAGGCGGCGCGCATGCGCGGCGAGGCCCTTGACCACGTGCTGCTCTCGGGCCCCCCGGGTCTCGGCAAGACGACGCTTGCCTACATCCTCTCCCGGGAGATGGGCGTCGGCATCAAGGTGACCTCGGGGCCCGTCATCGAGCGGCAGGGCGACCTGGCCGCGATCCTCACGAATCTCCAGGAACACGATGTGCTCTTCATCGACGAGATTCACCGGCTGCCCAACGTGGTGGAGGAAATCCTCTACCCTGCCATGGAGGACTACCACATCGATATCCTGGTCGGGCAGGGCCCGTCGGCGCGCTCCATGAAGCTCAACATCCCCCGGTTCACTCTCGTGGGGGCCACGACCCGGGCGGGGCTGCTTACCTCGCCGCTTCGCGACCGCTTCGGCATGAGCTTTCGCCTGGAGTTCTACAACCCGGCGGAGCTGGCCACCATCGTCCGCCGCTCGGCGAGGATCCTGAATATCCGGGTCGACGACGGCGGCGCCGGTGAGATCGCCCAGCGCTCGCGCGGGACGCCCCGGATCGCCAACCGGCTGCTCAGGCGCGTGCGGGACTACGCGCAGGTCCGGGCCGACGGCATCGTGACGAGAGAGGTGGCGGCGAAGGCCCTGGAGTTCCTGGAAGTCGATCACCGGGGGTTCGACACGATGGACCGCAAACTGCTGCTGCTTCTGATCGACAAGTTCAACGGTGGCCCCGTCGGGATCGACAGCCTCTCGTCGTCCCTCGGGGAGGAGCGGCACACGATCGAGGATGTCTACGAGCCGTACCTGGTGCAGGAAGGGTACATCGTCCGGACCGCCCGCGGCCGGGTGGCCACGAAGGCGGCCTACGATCACCTCGGACGGGCGTGGTCGGGCAATCAGAAAGAATTATTCTAG
- a CDS encoding epoxyqueuosine reductase QueH codes for MKILLHICCAPCAIYPLQILRKETGKIEGLFFNPNIHPYLEYRKRLETLRGFAKQEGLSVEEAADYPMEDFLRKTSFMGKDRCSYCYEVRLRRTAAEARKGLFDAFTTTLLYSRYQKHDLIRQTGEAIARDMKVPFYYRDFRTGWEEGVRLSKEMDLYRQKYCGCLFSEKERYYKGD; via the coding sequence ATGAAAATCCTGCTCCACATCTGCTGTGCGCCGTGTGCGATCTACCCTCTTCAGATTCTCCGCAAGGAAACGGGCAAGATCGAGGGGCTCTTCTTCAACCCGAACATCCATCCCTATCTCGAATACCGGAAACGGCTCGAAACGCTGCGCGGTTTCGCGAAGCAGGAAGGCCTCTCCGTCGAGGAAGCCGCGGACTACCCCATGGAGGACTTCCTGCGCAAGACATCGTTCATGGGCAAAGACCGCTGCAGTTACTGCTACGAGGTGAGGCTCCGCCGCACGGCCGCGGAGGCACGGAAGGGCCTCTTCGATGCCTTCACGACGACCCTGCTCTACAGCCGCTACCAGAAACACGACCTGATCCGGCAGACCGGCGAGGCCATCGCCCGGGACATGAAAGTCCCCTTCTATTATCGCGATTTCAGGACGGGCTGGGAGGAGGGGGTTCGACTGTCCAAAGAAATGGACCTGTACAGGCAAAAATACTGCGGATGCCTCTTCAGCGAAAAAGAGCGGTATTATAAAGGCGACTGA
- a CDS encoding HAMP domain-containing protein, which produces MDPRTEQQKAAVSAEMKRRRRERIIIVAVVIGIILLTFIETSIFSKEALVPDFRDVVIFGLINVNIILVLLLIFLIVRNIVKLVYERRKGVLGSKLRTKLVAAFVTLSLVPTFILFLVATNFLSYSIDNWFNIRVGGALNLSLELAQNYYQQTSENVKYYAEQLSADITRNRLFEKDRLEYLRSLVEQRQRIYKLGLIEVYFNDETEKLVFKDPGNPDIPDLGLSPKLRDDIRAGKQFTTMQSVGLGDFIRGFAPVYVTPGSSVVIGAVVVNCYVPKGLVDKTTTISRISEEYKQFKLLKNPIKTSYIVILFVVTLLIIFSATWFGFFLAKGITEPVQDLAEATHEIAQGNLDYKINVVADDEIGVLVDSFNRMTADLKVSKEKLEQRRKYMETVLRNVSAGVVAIDREGVITTVNRAAEKLLDIKTENVLHHRYEEVLQPGHLDLVREILSEITGAETGYVEKQIPITLKDRALTLLVTTTVLLDDENNYMGMVVVFEDITQLQRAERIAAWREVARRIAHEIKNPLTPIQLSAQRLQRKFGDRMGEDGPVFVECTRTIINQVEVLKNLVNEFSRYARMPVANLTPNDLNEVVRDAVVLYQDAHKEIAFDYQPDPTLPRLRLDAEQIKRVMVNLLDNAVAAVNRDSGKIEIATMHDREHRRARVEVRDNGTGVSRADKSKMFEPYYSTKKSGSGLGLAIVSSIIGEHRGSVTVADNVPRGTVVAFELPIEQVEEPVLAAANAEP; this is translated from the coding sequence ATGGACCCGAGAACCGAACAGCAGAAGGCCGCGGTCAGCGCCGAGATGAAGCGCCGGCGGCGCGAGCGGATCATCATCGTCGCCGTCGTCATCGGCATCATCCTGCTGACCTTCATCGAGACCAGCATCTTCAGCAAGGAGGCCCTCGTCCCCGATTTCCGCGACGTGGTCATCTTCGGACTCATCAACGTCAACATCATCCTCGTCCTGCTGCTCATCTTCCTCATCGTCCGCAACATCGTCAAGCTGGTCTACGAGAGGCGCAAGGGCGTCCTGGGCTCAAAGCTGCGGACCAAGCTCGTCGCGGCCTTCGTGACGCTCAGCCTCGTGCCGACCTTCATCCTGTTCCTGGTGGCCACCAACTTCCTGTCCTACAGCATCGACAACTGGTTCAACATCCGCGTCGGCGGCGCCCTCAACCTCTCCCTCGAGCTGGCGCAGAACTACTACCAGCAGACCTCGGAGAACGTGAAATACTACGCCGAGCAGCTGAGCGCCGATATCACGCGGAACCGGCTGTTCGAAAAGGACCGACTGGAATACCTCCGTTCCCTCGTGGAGCAGCGGCAGCGCATCTACAAGCTGGGCCTCATCGAGGTGTACTTCAACGACGAGACGGAGAAGCTCGTCTTCAAGGACCCCGGCAACCCCGACATCCCCGACCTGGGCCTGTCGCCCAAGCTCCGGGATGACATCCGGGCCGGCAAGCAGTTCACGACGATGCAGTCCGTCGGCCTGGGGGATTTCATCCGCGGCTTCGCGCCCGTCTACGTCACGCCCGGCTCGTCGGTCGTCATCGGGGCCGTCGTGGTGAACTGCTATGTCCCCAAGGGGCTCGTCGACAAGACGACGACGATTTCCCGGATCTCGGAGGAGTACAAGCAGTTCAAGCTGCTCAAGAACCCCATCAAGACGAGCTACATCGTGATCCTGTTCGTGGTGACGCTGCTGATCATCTTCTCGGCGACCTGGTTCGGCTTCTTCCTGGCCAAGGGCATCACGGAACCGGTCCAGGACCTTGCCGAGGCGACACACGAGATCGCCCAGGGGAACCTCGATTACAAGATCAACGTCGTGGCCGATGACGAGATCGGCGTCCTGGTGGATTCCTTCAACCGGATGACGGCGGACTTGAAGGTGAGCAAGGAGAAGCTCGAGCAGCGCCGCAAGTACATGGAGACGGTCCTGCGCAACGTCTCCGCCGGCGTCGTGGCCATCGACCGCGAGGGGGTCATCACGACGGTCAACCGGGCGGCCGAGAAGCTGCTCGACATCAAGACGGAGAACGTCCTGCACCACCGCTACGAGGAAGTGCTCCAGCCAGGACACCTCGACCTCGTCCGCGAGATTCTCTCGGAGATCACCGGCGCGGAAACAGGCTACGTGGAGAAGCAGATCCCGATCACCCTCAAGGACCGGGCCCTCACCCTGCTCGTGACCACGACGGTGCTGCTCGATGACGAGAACAACTACATGGGCATGGTCGTCGTCTTCGAGGACATCACCCAGCTGCAGCGCGCGGAGCGCATCGCCGCGTGGCGGGAGGTGGCCCGCCGGATCGCGCACGAGATCAAGAACCCCCTCACCCCCATCCAGCTCTCGGCGCAGCGGCTGCAGCGGAAGTTCGGAGACCGGATGGGGGAGGACGGACCGGTGTTCGTGGAGTGCACCCGTACGATCATCAATCAGGTCGAGGTCCTCAAGAATCTCGTCAACGAGTTCTCCCGCTACGCCCGGATGCCCGTGGCCAATCTCACCCCGAACGATCTCAACGAGGTCGTCCGCGACGCCGTCGTGCTCTACCAGGATGCCCACAAGGAGATTGCCTTCGACTATCAGCCCGACCCGACGCTGCCCCGGCTCCGGCTGGATGCCGAGCAGATCAAGAGGGTGATGGTCAACCTCCTGGACAACGCCGTCGCCGCCGTGAACCGGGACTCGGGGAAAATCGAGATCGCGACGATGCACGACCGGGAGCACCGCCGGGCCCGCGTCGAGGTCCGCGACAACGGGACCGGCGTGTCCCGCGCGGACAAGTCCAAAATGTTCGAGCCCTACTACTCGACGAAGAAATCCGGATCGGGTCTCGGGCTGGCCATCGTGAGCTCCATCATCGGCGAGCACCGGGGCTCGGTCACCGTGGCGGACAACGTGCCCCGGGGGACCGTTGTCGCCTTCGAATTGCCCATCGAACAGGTCGAGGAGCCGGTTCTCGCAGCGGCGAACGCGGAACCCTGA
- the ruvA gene encoding Holliday junction branch migration protein RuvA, whose protein sequence is MIASLTGILRFKSPSHITVEVNGVGYRVFIPLSTFYELAEEGSPVALNVFTAVREDAIHLYGFRTLEEKQIFELLLSVNGIGPKLAIGLLSGISPADFIRAVFTEDRQTLTKIPGVGKKMAERMILELRDRVIKLAPQEARAEAKAQGPIDAVREDALSALVNLGYKKNVAKMVLDRVLEEAGDGLALEEVLKRSLKELS, encoded by the coding sequence ATGATCGCAAGCCTCACCGGCATTCTCCGCTTCAAGTCCCCCAGCCATATCACCGTTGAGGTCAACGGTGTCGGCTACCGGGTCTTCATCCCGCTGTCCACGTTCTACGAGCTTGCAGAGGAGGGATCGCCGGTCGCCCTCAACGTCTTTACCGCCGTCCGGGAGGACGCGATCCATCTCTACGGGTTCCGGACGCTGGAGGAGAAACAAATTTTCGAGCTGCTGCTGTCCGTCAACGGCATCGGCCCGAAGCTGGCCATCGGCCTGCTCTCGGGCATCTCTCCGGCCGATTTCATCCGGGCCGTTTTCACGGAAGACCGGCAGACGCTGACGAAGATTCCCGGCGTCGGAAAGAAGATGGCCGAGCGGATGATCCTCGAGCTGCGCGACCGGGTGATCAAGCTCGCCCCGCAGGAGGCCCGGGCGGAGGCCAAAGCGCAGGGCCCCATCGACGCCGTCCGGGAAGACGCCCTGTCGGCCCTGGTGAACCTGGGGTACAAGAAAAACGTGGCGAAGATGGTGCTGGACCGGGTCCTGGAGGAGGCCGGCGACGGTCTCGCGCTGGAGGAGGTCCTGAAGCGCTCGCTCAAGGAGCTTTCCTGA
- a CDS encoding UDP-3-O-acyl-N-acetylglucosamine deacetylase: protein MDWQKTIKEEINFRSVGLHSGRKVGMTVKPAEADAGIVFIRKDVASDNRIAADIWNVTDTTLATTLGVNGTRVHTVEHLLSAFRGLGIDNAIVEVDTFEVPIMDGSAQPFVRALKSVGLRTLRKPRRYLKVIKPVAVSEGESMAMLEPAPDFRITYKIDFPHPVVGTQSYHLIFTSDAYEQEISAARTFGFLRDVEYLQAKGLALGGSLQNAVVLDDEKVINKEGLRSHDEFVKHKILDAVGDLYLIGMPILGHFTAYKSGHKLNTHLLKTLLASEESWEIVSHPHPAARAESQGKQTPGAKTAMAAT from the coding sequence ATGGACTGGCAGAAAACCATCAAGGAAGAGATAAATTTCCGCAGTGTAGGGCTCCACTCCGGCAGAAAGGTCGGCATGACCGTCAAGCCGGCCGAGGCGGACGCGGGGATCGTCTTCATACGGAAAGACGTCGCCTCGGACAACCGCATCGCGGCCGATATCTGGAATGTCACCGACACGACGCTGGCCACCACCCTGGGGGTCAACGGCACCCGGGTCCACACGGTTGAGCACCTGCTCTCCGCTTTCCGGGGCCTCGGCATCGACAATGCCATAGTGGAAGTGGACACCTTCGAAGTGCCCATCATGGACGGCAGCGCCCAGCCGTTCGTCCGCGCATTGAAGAGCGTGGGCCTGAGGACGCTGCGCAAGCCCCGCCGCTATCTCAAGGTCATCAAGCCTGTTGCCGTTTCTGAAGGCGAGAGCATGGCCATGCTGGAGCCTGCGCCCGATTTCCGCATCACCTACAAGATCGATTTTCCGCACCCCGTCGTGGGCACGCAAAGCTACCACTTGATCTTCACGTCCGATGCCTACGAGCAGGAAATCAGCGCGGCCAGGACCTTCGGGTTCCTTCGTGACGTGGAGTATTTGCAGGCCAAGGGCCTCGCCCTCGGCGGATCGCTGCAGAACGCCGTCGTCCTCGACGACGAAAAGGTGATCAACAAGGAAGGGCTCCGGTCGCACGACGAGTTCGTCAAGCACAAGATTCTCGACGCGGTGGGGGATCTGTACCTCATCGGTATGCCGATTCTCGGCCACTTCACGGCGTACAAATCGGGCCACAAGCTGAACACCCATCTCCTGAAGACCCTTCTTGCCAGCGAAGAGAGCTGGGAAATCGTGTCACACCCTCATCCCGCCGCCAGGGCGGAGTCACAGGGGAAGCAGACGCCCGGCGCCAAGACCGCCATGGCAGCCACCTGA
- the ruvC gene encoding crossover junction endodeoxyribonuclease RuvC: MRTLGIDPGSRVTGYGIVEQAGGRIVRVDHGEIRIKNGVPFTLCLSRIFDALMSVIERNRPDAIALEDIFYGKNVKSLIKQGHVRGVALLAASRSGVPAYEYTPLEVKKAVVGYGQAEKHQVQMMIRAILQLEETLPPDASDALAVAICHTNTRKDAAL; this comes from the coding sequence TTGAGAACACTGGGCATCGATCCGGGGAGCCGCGTGACGGGGTACGGCATCGTCGAGCAGGCGGGCGGCCGGATCGTCCGGGTGGATCACGGCGAGATCCGGATCAAGAACGGCGTGCCCTTCACCCTGTGCCTGTCGCGGATCTTCGACGCACTCATGTCCGTCATCGAGCGAAACAGGCCCGACGCGATCGCCCTGGAGGACATCTTCTACGGCAAGAACGTCAAGAGCCTCATCAAGCAGGGGCATGTGCGGGGGGTCGCGCTCCTGGCGGCCTCGCGAAGCGGCGTGCCGGCGTACGAGTACACGCCCCTCGAGGTCAAGAAAGCCGTCGTCGGGTACGGGCAGGCCGAGAAGCACCAGGTCCAGATGATGATCCGGGCGATCCTGCAGCTGGAGGAGACGCTCCCCCCGGACGCCTCCGACGCCCTCGCCGTCGCCATCTGCCACACGAATACCCGAAAGGATGCGGCCCTCTGA